The genomic segment CTCCTCAAAGAGCCCATCAAAACCACCGGGACCTTCAAGATACCGGTGCGGCTCTACCAGAAGATCGAACCCGAAATCATCGTGAATATCGTAGCCGAGTAACGTTCGCCCCAACCCCCAAGACCGCTCTCAGCCCAGCGGCCGGTCGCGCCCCCAGCGGGCCGCCGGCCGCTGCCGGCTGATGGAGCCCGTGAAGACCTCAAGCCCGTGCCATCCCCCAAAGACCCATCTTTTTTGAATGTCCCGCCGCAGAATCTGGAAGCCGAGCAGGCGCTGCTGAGCGCCATTCTGATCGACAACAGCAGCCTGCTGGACATCATCGAAATCCTGCGGGCGGAGGATTTTTACCGCTCCGCCCATCAGAAAATCTTCGCCACCATCACCGATCTCTTTTCGCGCGGCGAACCGGTGGACCTGGTGACCCTGGCCAACAGCCTCAAGGAAAAGGGATGGCTGGAGGAGGTCGGCGGCCCCGCCTTTCTGGCAGCGCTGGTGGATGCCATCCCGCTGGCGGTCAACCCCCAGCACTATGCCCGCATCGTCCACTCCAAGGCGATCCTCAGACACCTGATCGAAAAGGCCGGCGCCATCTCCAAACGCTGCTTCGAGGACCGCGGCAATGTGGACGAGGTCATCGACTTTGCCGAATCGGCCATCTTCGAGGTGGCCCGCAACAAGCACAAAAAAGCCTTTGCGGCCATGCGCGAGTGCGTCGATGCCAATATCGACGCCCTCGTCGAGCGCCAGGGCAACAAGTCCCTGCTGACCGGGGTCCCCACGGGCTTCACCAAGCTTGACAGCATGACCTCGGGCTTCCAGGCCTCGGATCTGATCATCCTCGCCGCACGCCCCAGCATGGGCAAAACCGCCTTCGCCCTCAACGTCGCGCGCAACGCGGCCCTCGGCGAGAACGTTCCGGTGGCCATCTTTTCCCTGGAAATGTCCAAGGAGCAGCTTTCCATGCGCCTCCTGTGCGCCGAGGCGCGGGTGGACTCCCAGCGGGTGCGCAGCGGTTTTTTCAGCGACCTGGACTGGCACCGCCTCACCGGCGCGGCCGAGATCCTGGCCGAAGCCCCCATCTACATCGACGATTCGGCCGACGTGACCGCGATGGAGATCCGCGCCAAGGCCCGCCGCCTGATGATGGAAAAGGGGCTCGGGATGGTCATCGTCGACTACCTTCAGCTGATGCGCAGCAGCACGTCATCGGAGCGCCGGGATCTCGAAATCTCCGAGATATCGCGCTCCCTGAAGGCGCTGGCCAAAGAGCTCAACATTCCGGTGATCGCGCTCTCGCAGCTCAACCGCAAACTCGAGGAGCGCGCCGACAAGCGCCCCCAGCTGGCCGATCTGCGTGAATCGGGGGCTCTCGAGCAGGACGCCGACGTGGTGGCCTTCATCTATCGCGACGAGGTCTACAACAAGGACGAGAACAACCCCAACCGCGGCAAGGCCGAAATCATCCTGGGCAAACAGCGCAACGGCCCCATCGGCACCGCGCACCTGGCCTTTCTGAACGTCTACACCCGCTTCGAAAATCTCGCCGCGGAGGCCGAAGGCTGAAATGAAGCGCCTTCACGGCAACACCGACGGCCTCAAAGCCAGCGAGATCCGCCGGCTGGAAAATCTCTACCGCCGCCGGATCCCGCCCGCTTACGTGGTCACCAACGAGCTGGCTTTAGAAATGGGCCGCCTGTCGCGCGAGCTTCGCCGTCAGATCGGCATCCTGGTGGATCGCAGCGGCAAAATCGCCGCGGTCATGGTCGGCGACCACCAGGGCATCCTGATTCCGGACATGCCCGAATACCGGGCGGCCCCTGGACGCCTGCGGGGGGTGCGCTGCGTCCACACGCATCTGAAAAACGAGCCGCTGAGCCACGACGACCTGACCGACCTGGCCCTGCTGCGGCTGGATCTGATGGCCGCCGTCGATCTGGACCCAGCCGGGGTCCCGCGCCGGGTCTTTGTCGCCCACATCCTCCCGGAGGGCCCCCAGGAGAAGCCCTGCGAGGAGTTGCCGCCCCTTGACCCCGGGCGCCTGGAGATCGGCTGCGACAGGCTGATTCACGCCCTGGAGTCCGAACTGGCCCGGGCCTGGTCGGCCCGCACCACCCTGCCGGGGGTGGAGCGGGCGCTTCTGGTGAGCGTCACCAGCGCCGACCGCCACGCGGCCCAGGAATCACTGGATGAACTCAAGGAACTGGCGCGTTCAAGCGGCATCCAGGTAGTCGACAGCGTCTTGCAGCAGCGCACCCGGGTCGACCCGCGCTTTCTTCTGGGCCGCGGCAAACTTCAGGAGTTGACCATCGCGGCCCTGCAGCAGTCTGTCACCCTGATCATCTTCGACCAGGAGCTCAACCCCTCCCAGATCCGTTCGATCACCGACCAGGTGGCGCTCAAGGTCATCGACCGCACCCAGCTGATCTTGGACATCTTCGCCCAGCGCGCCCAGACCCGCGAGGGCAAACTCCAGGTGGAGCTGGCGCAGCTGAAGTACCTCCTGCCGCGCCTGGCGCACAAGACCACGGCCCTTTCGCGCCTGACCGGCGGCATCGGCGGCCGCGGCCCCGGCGAGACCAAACTTGAAATCGATCGGCGCCGGGTGCGCGAGCGCATCGGCCGCCTGGAGCGCGAACTGGAATCCACCCGCCGGCAGCGCCACCAGCAAAAAGCCCGGCGCAGCAAAAAGGGGCTCCCGGTGATCTCCATCATCGGCTATACCAATGCCGGCAAATCCACCCTGCTCAACACCCTGACCCACAGCAAGGTGCTGGCCGAAAGCCGGCTCTTCGCCACCCTGGACCCTTCCAGCCGGCGCCTGCGCTTCCCCCGCGACATCGAGGTCATCATCACCGACACGGTCGGCTTCATCCGCGACCTGCCCGAAGACCTGCGCGTGGCCTTCCGCGCGACCCTGGAGGAGCTGGAGAGCGCGGACCTTCTGCTGCACGTGATCGACATCAGCAACCCGCGCTACCCCCAGCAGGTGGAATCGGTGGAAAAGATCCTCGAAGAGCTCGGCCTGGACACGATCCCCGCCATCCGGGTCCTCAACAAAAAGG from the Desulfobacteraceae bacterium genome contains:
- the dnaB gene encoding replicative DNA helicase; this translates as MPSPKDPSFLNVPPQNLEAEQALLSAILIDNSSLLDIIEILRAEDFYRSAHQKIFATITDLFSRGEPVDLVTLANSLKEKGWLEEVGGPAFLAALVDAIPLAVNPQHYARIVHSKAILRHLIEKAGAISKRCFEDRGNVDEVIDFAESAIFEVARNKHKKAFAAMRECVDANIDALVERQGNKSLLTGVPTGFTKLDSMTSGFQASDLIILAARPSMGKTAFALNVARNAALGENVPVAIFSLEMSKEQLSMRLLCAEARVDSQRVRSGFFSDLDWHRLTGAAEILAEAPIYIDDSADVTAMEIRAKARRLMMEKGLGMVIVDYLQLMRSSTSSERRDLEISEISRSLKALAKELNIPVIALSQLNRKLEERADKRPQLADLRESGALEQDADVVAFIYRDEVYNKDENNPNRGKAEIILGKQRNGPIGTAHLAFLNVYTRFENLAAEAEG
- the hflX gene encoding GTPase HflX yields the protein MKRLHGNTDGLKASEIRRLENLYRRRIPPAYVVTNELALEMGRLSRELRRQIGILVDRSGKIAAVMVGDHQGILIPDMPEYRAAPGRLRGVRCVHTHLKNEPLSHDDLTDLALLRLDLMAAVDLDPAGVPRRVFVAHILPEGPQEKPCEELPPLDPGRLEIGCDRLIHALESELARAWSARTTLPGVERALLVSVTSADRHAAQESLDELKELARSSGIQVVDSVLQQRTRVDPRFLLGRGKLQELTIAALQQSVTLIIFDQELNPSQIRSITDQVALKVIDRTQLILDIFAQRAQTREGKLQVELAQLKYLLPRLAHKTTALSRLTGGIGGRGPGETKLEIDRRRVRERIGRLERELESTRRQRHQQKARRSKKGLPVISIIGYTNAGKSTLLNTLTHSKVLAESRLFATLDPSSRRLRFPRDIEVIITDTVGFIRDLPEDLRVAFRATLEELESADLLLHVIDISNPRYPQQVESVEKILEELGLDTIPAIRVLNKKDRLNSDALQACLNRLGGVPISAPRRDTLIPLVERIQEMVETLTPRRQGAAADP